Proteins from a genomic interval of Yarrowia lipolytica chromosome 1E, complete sequence:
- a CDS encoding uncharacterized protein (Compare to YALI0E04400g, similar to Saccharomyces cerevisiae SSY5 (YJL156C); ancestral locus Anc_1.191, uniprot|Q8WZL2 Yarrowia lipolytica Ssy5 protein part of an extracellular amino acid sensor), translated as MSYRKIFGKKKDKEPEEGAPRPRPEDAQSVSTAGTAGSSYMSSIFSRNTRNTSGTASTSASAGSTGSARSYHKEGAAAGRVNVLETISDVADTVGVDVPQQVKRGQFGTSDRNHGISASQPSLSSPNAYLGAGSPTNLFSGAPSSGGASSPVFPFAVNEVHMREVHESLAQLNAESSALLQHIFNGVFTPVMASTALQRLMRDFINFTEMASDVTVQQLAPTIKVVLHLSDNLLGPEDIQSRKLLLRTLHELGRRIGVLPRLSGTVSEPRNFAIGEMASELEALPQVLRIMDQICTAQSEVADQDGAFIAPVLRGLTPQFSVLTLSFGYPQPEQSHYDMVSQLSTSSPQSVHLYCHKNQIAACANFKPPYRIPTDPQSPPMSLSIASNDGTASGTLGGFIYPKISANDPALAAYARSTFAMTCGHVCLSEKTGQNPPVSAPSPVLINMYRAALKKEQVKYAPNTAAYTQFQNAIDETKGPNTLGSVVWGERAVVNGAISDVAIIKCDTGLTCRNTLGDDVVFTEYDPALVFGNLEVRSVAQKLVPGMNVFKYGSTSRYTRGVYNGPKIVYWAEGRIQSSEFVVTTDSTPMFALGGDSGAWLLHKVESENPSLSVMGMLHSHDGEVKQFGLFSPMNVILDRLEQVTHVKWGVVGTTDDEGEDLAGGSDSDASEHNHSD; from the coding sequence ATGTCCTACAGAAAGATATTtggcaaaaagaaagataaggagcccgaggagggcGCACCCAGACCTCGACCTGAAGACGCCCAGAGCGTCAGTACAGCGGGCACAGCTGGCAGCAGTTATATGTCCTCGATTTTTTCGCGGAATACCAGAAATACATCGGGGACTGCTTCTACATCCGCTTCAGCTGGCTCCACGGGCAGCGCCAGAAGCTATCACAAGGAGGGAGCAGCTGCGGGACGAGTCAACGTGTTGGAGACTATCAGCGATGTGGCAGATACGGTTGGAGTGGACGTGCCTCAACAGGTGAAAAGAGGACAGTTCGGTACAAGCGACAGAAACCACGGTATTTCCGCCAGCCAGCCTAGTTTGTCTTCGCCAAATGCTTACCTGGGCGCTGGAAGCCCTACAAacctcttctctggagCCCCTTCTAGTGGAGGAGCCTCTTCTCCTGTGTTTCCCTTCGCGGTGAATGAGGTTCACATGCGAGAAGTCCACGAAAGCTTGGCTCAGCTGAACGCTGAGTCCAGCGCGCTACTGCAACACATATTCAACGGTGTATTTACTCCAGTTATGGCGTCTACTGCCTTGCAGAGACTCATGAGAGACTTTATCAATTTCACCGAAATGGCCTCTGACGTGACTGTGCAACAGCTGGCACCCACCATCAAGGTGGTACTCCATCTGAGTGATAACCTGCTTGGTCCCGAAGATATCCAGTCGAGAAAATTACTGCTACGTACCCTGCATGAACTGGGCCGTCGTATCGGGGTCTTACCTCGACTCTCGGGCACCGTCAGCGAGCCTCGAAATTTTGCTATTGGCGAAATGGCCTCCGAACTTGAAGCGTTGCCACAGGTTCTGCGAATCATGGACCAGATTTGCACTGCCCAAAGCGAGGTGGCAGACCAAGACGGTGCCTTCATTGCACCAGTTCTTCGTGGTCTTACACCCCAATTCTCCGTCCTCACACTCTCTTTTGGATACCCGCAGCCGGAGCAGTCTCACTACGATATGGTGTCTCAATTAAGTACCTCGTCGCCACAAAGTGTCCATCTTTACTGCCACAAAAACCAGATTGCTGCTTGTGCAAACTTCAAGCCTCCCTATAGAATCCCCACGGACCCTCAGTCGCCACCCATGTCTCTTTCCATCGCATCTAACGACGGTACGGCATCAGGAACCCTCGGCGGATTCATCTACCCCAAAATTAGCGCCAACGACCCTGCTCTGGCTGCCTACGCTCGTTCTACCTTTGCCATGACCTGCGGTCATGTCTGTCTCTCCGAGAAAACCGGGCAGAATCCCCCTGTCTCAGCACCCTCCCCTGTGCTCATCAACATGTACCGTGCTGCTCTGAAGAAGGAACAGGTGAAATACGCTCCAAACACGGCTGCATACACACAGTTTCAGAATGCTATCGACGAGACCAAGGGTCCCAACACTTTGGGGTCTGTTGTTTGGGGTGAACGAGCTGTTGTCAACGGAGCCATTTCCGATGTGGCTATCATCAAGTGTGACACTGGTCTTACATGCCGAAACACTCTGGGTGACGATGTCGTCTTCACCGAGTATGACCCTGCTCTTGTTTTTGGTAACCTCGAGGTTCGATCGGTGGCCCAGAAGCTTGTTCCCGGAATGAATGTTTTCAAGTACGGCTCTACATCAAGATACACTAGGGGTGTATACAACGGCCCCAAAATTGTCTACTGGGCTGAGGGACGAATTCAGAGCAGCGAATTCGTGGTCACCACAGACTCAACTCCCATGTTTGCTCTTGGAGGAGACAGTGGTGCCTGGCTTCTTCACAAGGTCGAGTCCGAGAACCCTTCGCTGAGTGTTATGGGTATGCTTCACTCTCACGATGGAGAGGTCAAGCAGTTTGGACTCTTCTCACCCATGAATGTTATCCTTGATAGACTCGAGCAGGTTACTCATGTCAAGTGGGGAGTGGTGGGAACTaccgacgacgaggggGAGGACCTCGCAGGGGGGAGTGACAGTGATGCCAGCgaacacaaccacagcgATTAG
- a CDS encoding uncharacterized protein (Compare to YALI0E04422g, similar to uniprot|Q6C5F8 Yarrowia lipolytica YALI0E18458g) yields MYQLMPIYRLDKEQTSKESESDLGNTNNALLFDVSLGLSSVRPHRETSEADGTGDVDVSERDFRPAVEDAVDLLVGHLTDKTGVSGPHDSQGSEGLNNSLEQGKQQGDRRVPLIEGDVGDVELLGQLVLALAALKRLVFQECNASSSVNGSNNGEGSSKQSVASNGAGELVEGRLLDECLDGVAESSHCQCVVFQLSRRCENSVE; encoded by the coding sequence ATGTATCAATTAATGCCTATTTATCGATTAGACAAAGAGCAGACCAGTAAAGAGAGCGAGAGTGACCTCGGGAACACCAACAATGCTCTGCTTTTTGATGTGTCGCTGGGTCTGTCGTCGGTAAGACCACACAGAGAGACCAGTGAAGCAGATGGCACCGGTGACGTAGATGTATCCGAGAGAGATTTTCGCCCAGCAGTTGAAGACGCAGttgacctccttgtcggtcATCTCACCGACAAGACCGGTGTATCGGGCCCACATGACAGCCAGGGGTCCGAGGGGCTCAACAACTCGCTTGAACAGGGGAAACAGCAGGGTGATAGGAGAGTACCACTCATTGAgggtgatgttggagatgtcgaacttcttggccagcttgttCTCGCACTCGCAGCTCTCAAGAGACTTGTTTTTCAGGAGTGCAACGCCTCGAGCAGTGTGAATGGCAGCAACAACGGGGaaggcagcagcaaacaGAGTGTAGCCAGCAACGGTGCCGGTGAACTGGTAGAAGGAAGGCTCCTTGATGAGTGTCTTGACGGTGTCGCAGAATCGAGTCATTGTCAATGTGTTGTTTTTCAGTTGTCTAGAAGGTGTGAGAATAGTGTTGAGTGA
- a CDS encoding uncharacterized protein (Compare to YALI0E04444g, similar to uniprot|Q12149 Saccharomyces cerevisiae YOR001w RRP6, similar to Saccharomyces cerevisiae RRP6 (YOR001W); ancestral locus Anc_6.25), whose translation MHQFSNSLFPVHSHHHNTYKMEIDSVVRLAQQTAKAARGLASHDIKFYSSIDDKVADSVKENASQLIGVVNQLAQKIAPNEVGSFPPELDTVNRHWNEFSSVVDDLYEKTDIQLGKLNKKGDKVEIAESKKTGPQTLGEKIRVGNAIQSSSEIKGPQWKPQEMWEVDNSRDTPFKPKLTSKPNALEPLEDAFELVTEDDRRDHYPQPYAKEIMEQPYPDEVYEETEVIPNRPWEAEGEDEYIYVDTEEKLRDMVDHLKTQEEIAIDVEHHSMRTYYGITCLVQVSSREQDYIIDTIALRNLEIFNEVLTDPKIVKVLHGATMDIQWLQRDFGLYIVSLFDTFHAAQALGLKGHSLAFLLQHYANFVTSKKYQLSDWRIRPMSPEQLLYARADTHFLLNIYDQLKNALVQKDKIEGVLEKSRQTASQRYEYTGYDPRYYLKSFDYEGGINRLISQFHITGPSVSVAKALFLWRDSMARKEDESTGYVMPNYLLVSLANRMPQTPEAVFSVSKSLPLLVRKNVEEILDVIKDSKDEHVEVEQVEEEPVLAAESIEGAEFSEIAEVIFLAAQDGQSDITGKFDSSKSSIVHVKETALGPLGVSKIDKHMMVLAVPVAPLSVDSTESDSEVQNAEEEVKVEQDAAADDESDYSEDEHEHANDIIIAKSNKKYTADKEAKKGVAKEKSEEFTPFDYSAGASILKSDDQKAAEKKAAMTARKQKAKEKKQFNPYEIKEDAKGASKRRGPKDGGARSVQYKKRRT comes from the coding sequence ATGCATCAATTTTCCAACAGCCTATTCCCAGTCCATTCCCATCACCACAACACATACAAGATGGAAATCGATAGTGTTGTGCGACTGGCCCAACAGACTGCCAAGGCTGCCCGTGGTCTTGCTTCGCACGACATCAAGTTCTACAGCTCTATTGATGACAAGGTGGCCGACAGCGTGAAGGAGAATGCATCACAGCTCATTGGAGTGGTCAACCagctggcccagaagaTTGCCCCGAACGAAGTGGGATCTTTTCCTCCCGAGCTCGACACTGTGAACCGACACTGGAATGAGTTCTCGTCTGTTGTCGATGACCTGTACGAGAAAACCGACATTCAGCTCGGAAAGCTGAACAAAAAGGGAGACAAGGTTGAGATTgccgagtccaagaagacTGGCCCTCAGACGCTCGGAGAGAAGATCCGAGTAGGAAATGCCATTCAGTCATCTAGCGAGATCAAGGGGCCGCAATGGAAGCCCCAGGAGATGTGGGAGGTCGACAATTCGAGAGACACTCCCTTCAAACCCAAACTCACCTCGAAACCAAATGCTCTGGAGCCCCTAGAGGACGCGTTCGAATTGGTGACTGAAGATGACAGACGAGATCACTACCCACAGCCCTACGCCAAGGAGATAATGGAGCAGCCCTACCCAGATGAGGTGTACGAGGAGACAGAGGTCATTCCTAACCGACCATGGGAGGCTGAAGGAGAGGATGAATACATCTACGTTGACACAGAGGAGAAACTCAGAGACATGGTTGACCACCTGAAGACCCAGGAGGAGATAGCCATCGATGTCGAACATCATTCCATGCGAACATACTACGGCATCACATGTCTTGTGCAGGTTTCCTCTCGGGAGCAAGATTACATCATCGACACCATCGCTCTCCGAAACCTCGAGATCTTCAATGAGGTTTTGACTGACcccaagattgtcaaggTTTTGCATGGAGCCACTATGGATATTCAGTGGCTCCAAAGAGATTTCGGTCTGTACATTGTGTCTCTGTTCGACACCTTCCATGCCGCCCAGGCCCTTGGCCTCAAGGGACACAGTTTAGcgttccttctccagcattACGCCAACTTCGTCACTTCTAAGAAGTACCAACTCAGTGACTGGCGAATTCGACCTATGTCGCCTGAGCAGCTTCTCTACGCCCGAGCAGATACCCACTTCCTGCTCAACATCTACGATCAGCTGAAGAATGCGCTCGTGCAGAAGGACAAGATCGAGGGAGTTTTGGAAAAGAGCAGACAGACTGCTTCCCAGAGGTATGAGTACACCGGCTACGACCCAAGGTACTATCTCAAGTCGTTCGACTACGAGGGAGGTATCAATCGTCTCATTTCTCAGTTCCACATCACTGGGCCTAGTGTCTCAGTCGCCAAGGCTCTTTTCTTGTGGAGAGACAGCATGGCTCGAAAGGAGGACGAGTCTACTGGCTACGTGATGCCTAACTATCTGCTCGTTTCACTTGCCAACCGAATGCCTCAAACGCCCGAGGCTGTGTTCAGTGTATCCAAGTCTCTCCCGCTTCTTGTTCGAAAAAACGTTgaggagattctggacGTCATCAAGGATTCCAAGGACGAGCATGTTGAGGTAGAgcaggttgaggaggagcccgTCCTCGCTGCCGAGTCTATTGAGGGGGCAGAGTTTTCTGAAATCGCAGAGGTCATCTTCCTGGCAGCCCAGGACGGACAGTCAGATATCACAGGCAAATTCGACTCTTCCAAGTCGTCTATTGTACATGTAAAGGAGACTGCTCTAGGTCCTCTTGGTGTTTCCAAGATTGATAAGCATATGATGGTTTTGGCGGTTCCCGTCGCACCCCTATCTGTTGACTCTACTGAATCTGATAGCGAAGTCCAGAacgctgaggaggaggtcaaggtTGAGCAGGATGCCGCTGctgacgacgagtctgATTACTCTGAAGATGAGCACGAGCATGCCAATGATATCATTATTGCCAAGTCTAACAAGAAGTACACAGCTGACAAGGAGGCTAAGAAGGGAGTAGCAAAGGAGAAGTCCGAGGAGTTCACTCCGTTTGACTACTCTGCTGGTGCTTCTATTCTCAAGTCCGACGATCAGAAGgccgccgagaagaaggctgccaTGACTGCCCGAAAAcagaaggccaaggagaagaaacagTTTAACCCCTACGAAATAAAGGAGGATGCCAAGGGTGCTTCTAAGCGACGAGGACCCAAGGATGGAGGTGCTCGATCAGTCCAGTACAAGAAACGGCGTACATAG